In the Muricauda sp. MAR_2010_75 genome, one interval contains:
- a CDS encoding YkgJ family cysteine cluster protein: MEPELEQLPQKAKEKHSENKKFFAKLKKRPPKDLDYTMQELHHAEFERTDCLTCANCCKTTGPLFTNTDIERIAKHFRMKPSEFIDRYLRIDEDKDYVLQEVPCTFLGADNYCSIYEVRPKACREFPHTDRKKFQQISNLTLKNVAICPAAFNIVEEMKKRIKM, translated from the coding sequence ATGGAGCCGGAATTGGAACAACTGCCCCAAAAGGCGAAAGAGAAGCATTCGGAGAACAAAAAGTTCTTTGCCAAGCTCAAAAAACGTCCACCAAAGGATTTGGACTATACCATGCAGGAACTCCACCATGCGGAGTTTGAGCGAACCGACTGCTTAACCTGCGCCAACTGCTGCAAGACCACGGGACCCTTGTTTACCAATACGGACATTGAGCGAATTGCCAAGCATTTTAGAATGAAGCCTTCGGAGTTCATTGATCGGTATCTCAGAATTGATGAGGACAAAGACTATGTGCTACAAGAAGTGCCTTGTACATTTTTGGGAGCCGATAACTATTGTTCCATCTATGAAGTGCGGCCCAAGGCGTGTCGAGAGTTTCCCCATACTGACCGAAAAAAGTTTCAACAAATCAGCAATCTTACCCTAAAAAATGTGGCCATTTGTCCTGCGGCCTTCAACATAGTGGAGGAGATGAAAAAAAGAATAAAGATGTGA
- a CDS encoding bifunctional 2-polyprenyl-6-hydroxyphenol methylase/3-demethylubiquinol 3-O-methyltransferase UbiG has product MADILGRALVDYHHGNYSEDIKTYSSLDEEDVIPLPYLFRNFDEMPRLEQKALKLAKGKVLDIGCGAGNHALYLQNKGLEVTALDNSKGAISVCSERGLKSLVNSSIMSYDNERFDTLLLLMNGIGLAGSLSNLDVFLRHLASLLRSNGQILLDSSDIIYMFEQDEDGGYWIPNNDRYYGEVTFTMEYKGEKGKPFDWLYVDFNTLQNACWANNLDCELIMEGEHFDYLARVTKN; this is encoded by the coding sequence ATGGCGGATATTCTTGGCAGGGCCTTGGTGGACTATCACCACGGCAACTATTCTGAAGATATTAAGACCTATTCTTCTTTGGATGAAGAGGATGTAATTCCACTTCCCTATTTGTTCCGAAATTTCGATGAAATGCCCAGATTGGAACAAAAGGCCCTAAAACTGGCTAAGGGAAAAGTGTTGGATATCGGTTGCGGTGCAGGAAATCATGCACTTTATCTTCAAAACAAAGGACTTGAAGTTACCGCTCTTGACAATTCCAAAGGTGCAATTTCAGTATGTAGTGAACGAGGCCTGAAATCCTTGGTAAACAGCTCCATTATGAGCTATGATAATGAAAGATTTGATACCTTGCTGCTCTTGATGAATGGCATTGGGTTGGCAGGGTCTTTGTCCAATTTGGATGTTTTCTTGCGGCATTTGGCCTCATTATTGCGATCCAATGGACAAATTTTGTTGGATTCCAGCGATATCATCTATATGTTTGAACAAGATGAAGATGGCGGTTATTGGATCCCCAACAATGATAGGTATTATGGTGAAGTTACCTTTACCATGGAATATAAGGGTGAAAAAGGTAAACCATTCGACTGGCTTTATGTGGATTTCAATACCTTGCAAAATGCGTGTTGGGCCAATAATCTTGATTGTGAACTGATTATGGAGGGCGAACACTTTGATTATTTGGCCAGAGTGACAAAAAACTGA
- a CDS encoding 7-carboxy-7-deazaguanine synthase QueE produces MVKDNVMDLVDKGLMLPLMEEFYTIQGEGYHKGTAAYFIRVGGCDVGCHWCDVKESWNAETHPPTAIESIVENAAKYSDTIVITGGEPLTWDMGPLTTGLKDRNLQIHIETSGAYPLTGTWDWICLSPKKNKLPEEDIYQKAHELKVIVYNKHDFIFAEEQAAKVNKDCLLYLQPEWSVRDKMVPLIVDYVMKHPKWKVSLQTHKYLNIP; encoded by the coding sequence ATGGTAAAAGACAATGTGATGGATTTGGTGGACAAGGGCTTGATGCTTCCTTTGATGGAAGAGTTCTACACCATTCAGGGAGAAGGATATCATAAGGGAACAGCTGCTTATTTTATTCGGGTTGGCGGCTGTGATGTGGGATGTCATTGGTGTGATGTGAAGGAAAGCTGGAATGCGGAGACGCATCCACCCACTGCCATTGAAAGCATAGTTGAAAATGCAGCAAAATATTCCGATACCATTGTAATTACGGGTGGAGAGCCCTTGACCTGGGATATGGGCCCCTTGACTACTGGGTTGAAGGACAGGAATTTGCAAATACATATTGAAACCTCTGGAGCGTACCCGTTGACGGGAACTTGGGATTGGATTTGTCTTTCCCCAAAGAAAAACAAGCTTCCGGAAGAAGACATTTACCAAAAAGCCCATGAACTTAAAGTGATTGTCTACAATAAACACGACTTTATTTTTGCTGAGGAACAGGCGGCCAAAGTCAACAAAGATTGTCTTCTTTATCTGCAGCCTGAATGGAGCGTTCGGGATAAGATGGTTCCTTTGATAGTGGATTATGTTATGAAACACCCCAAGTGGAAGGTTTCATTACAAACCCATAAGTATTTGAATATTCCCTAG
- a CDS encoding RidA family protein, with product MKPFQYILLLVFTLGTIMFAHAQEETEIIFHKSHEAKKQDAPFSDAVQAGNLFFLAGQIGMDHSTRTLVEGGIQAETKQAINNIEAVLAQHGMKLDNVVKCTVVLSTMEDFASFNEVYIQYFTNKPARTTFAASGLARNAKIEIDVIAVR from the coding sequence ATGAAACCTTTTCAATACATTTTGCTATTGGTCTTTACATTGGGAACAATAATGTTTGCCCATGCCCAAGAAGAAACTGAAATCATTTTCCACAAATCCCATGAGGCCAAAAAGCAGGATGCACCCTTTAGTGATGCGGTGCAGGCTGGGAATCTGTTCTTTTTGGCCGGACAGATAGGAATGGACCATTCCACCCGCACCTTGGTTGAAGGTGGCATCCAAGCCGAAACCAAACAGGCCATTAATAATATTGAAGCTGTTCTGGCCCAACACGGTATGAAATTGGACAATGTGGTAAAATGTACCGTTGTTTTAAGCACTATGGAAGACTTTGCCAGCTTTAATGAGGTTTATATCCAATACTTCACCAATAAACCGGCTCGCACCACTTTTGCGGCAAGTGGGTTGGCCAGGAATGCCAAAATTGAGATAGATGTTATCGCCGTAAGGTAA
- a CDS encoding helicase HerA-like domain-containing protein translates to MGNKEKFFEHIEQGYATKGDYITMGAGMLDGETITNAYVKVPLKTLNRHGLIAGATGTGKTKTLQVLAENLSDKGIPVLLMDLKGDLSGIAQPSPGHPKIDERHEKIGLPFEAKGFPVEILSLSEQDGVRLRATVSEFGPVLLSRILDLSVTQEGIVAVVFKYCDDNKLPLLDLKDFKKVLQYATGEGKEEFQSEYGRISTSSTGTILRKIIELEQQGAELFFGEKSFDVEDLVRIDENGRGYVNIIRLTDIQDRPKLFSTFMLSLLAEIYSTFPEQGDSERPELVLFIDEAHLIFDNASKALLDQIESIVKLIRSKGIGLYFVTQNPTDVPDDVLAQLGLKVQHALRAFTAKDRKAIKLTAQNYPITEFYDTAEILTSLGTGEALISALDEKGRPTPLAATMMRAPMSRMDILSEAELKETLGKSKLIKKYNEEIDRESAYEILNDKIEKAEREAEKEKEQTSSRRSTSTRRSTRMNPVVKVLTSATFIRGVLGVLKKVIR, encoded by the coding sequence ATGGGCAACAAAGAAAAATTCTTTGAACATATAGAGCAAGGCTATGCCACAAAAGGGGATTACATCACTATGGGAGCCGGAATGTTGGATGGTGAGACCATTACCAATGCCTACGTGAAGGTGCCCCTAAAAACCCTTAACAGACATGGCCTTATTGCCGGGGCCACGGGAACTGGAAAAACCAAGACCCTTCAGGTTTTGGCCGAAAATCTTTCCGATAAAGGCATCCCTGTGTTGTTGATGGACCTTAAAGGTGACCTAAGCGGCATTGCCCAGCCCAGCCCGGGCCATCCCAAGATTGATGAACGACACGAAAAAATAGGACTGCCTTTTGAAGCCAAAGGTTTTCCTGTGGAGATTTTGTCCCTTTCCGAACAGGATGGAGTTCGCTTGCGGGCCACGGTCTCCGAATTTGGACCTGTTTTGCTTTCCCGAATACTGGACCTTTCCGTGACCCAAGAAGGGATTGTGGCCGTGGTATTCAAATATTGCGATGACAACAAACTTCCGCTCTTGGATTTGAAGGATTTTAAAAAAGTACTCCAATATGCCACTGGCGAGGGCAAGGAAGAGTTCCAGAGCGAGTATGGGCGAATTTCCACTAGTTCAACGGGCACTATTTTGCGAAAAATCATTGAACTGGAGCAGCAAGGTGCTGAGCTTTTCTTTGGAGAGAAGTCCTTTGATGTGGAGGATTTGGTTCGGATTGATGAAAATGGAAGAGGCTATGTGAATATCATTCGCTTGACAGATATCCAAGACCGCCCCAAACTTTTCTCGACTTTTATGTTGAGCCTTTTGGCCGAAATATATTCCACTTTTCCCGAACAAGGAGACAGTGAACGGCCTGAGTTGGTCCTTTTTATTGATGAAGCTCATTTAATTTTTGATAATGCGTCCAAAGCTTTATTGGATCAGATTGAAAGCATTGTGAAACTGATTCGCTCTAAGGGAATTGGTCTTTATTTTGTCACCCAAAACCCTACGGATGTTCCAGACGATGTCCTAGCCCAATTGGGGTTAAAAGTGCAACATGCCCTACGGGCATTCACGGCCAAAGACCGGAAAGCCATAAAACTTACAGCGCAAAACTATCCCATTACAGAGTTCTACGATACGGCTGAAATTCTAACCTCCTTGGGAACAGGAGAGGCTTTGATCTCCGCTTTGGACGAAAAGGGACGACCCACCCCATTGGCCGCCACCATGATGCGCGCTCCCATGAGCCGAATGGACATTCTTTCCGAAGCCGAACTCAAAGAGACGCTTGGAAAATCCAAGTTGATCAAAAAATACAATGAGGAAATTGATCGGGAAAGTGCCTATGAAATCTTGAATGATAAAATTGAAAAAGCAGAACGGGAAGCTGAAAAAGAAAAAGAACAAACCTCCTCTCGAAGATCAACATCAACCAGAAGAAGTACCCGAATGAACCCCGTGGTAAAGGTACTCACCAGCGCAACCTTCATACGTGGCGTGCTTGGGGTATTAAAAAAAGTGATTCGATAA
- a CDS encoding DUF4440 domain-containing protein, translating to MKNLFLVFALLPVVVCAQSNPDEKEKIIAATKAFSKAYINGDFETIANSYTADAKIFPNNADIIAGREAIKGRWMLGAGTKILHHEIIPLEITFLGDYAHDYGYFEGKSENKDGSIANWRGKYVVVWKKEDGNWKMYLDIWNRIQD from the coding sequence ATGAAAAATCTATTTCTTGTTTTTGCCCTACTTCCTGTTGTAGTATGCGCACAATCCAATCCCGATGAAAAGGAAAAAATCATTGCGGCCACAAAAGCATTTTCCAAAGCATATATAAATGGTGATTTTGAAACCATAGCCAACAGCTACACCGCAGATGCCAAAATTTTTCCAAATAATGCTGATATCATAGCAGGAAGGGAAGCTATTAAAGGGCGATGGATGTTGGGAGCAGGCACCAAAATTCTACATCATGAAATAATCCCCTTGGAAATTACTTTTCTTGGAGACTACGCACACGATTATGGATATTTTGAGGGAAAATCGGAAAATAAGGATGGTTCCATTGCCAATTGGAGGGGGAAATATGTGGTCGTTTGGAAAAAAGAGGACGGTAATTGGAAAATGTATCTGGATATTTGGAATCGCATTCAGGATTAG
- a CDS encoding helix-turn-helix domain-containing protein — METVTENQEVRTAKKLEKMFGHIDFRNPPELCPVRDVMSVASDQWSTLIILWLGYFPVLRFNKLKKYVYGISNKVLSQRLKVLEADGYISRNAYPEVPIRVEYSLTEFGQSYVEKLLELTEWMQENSPKVLANREKYGLL, encoded by the coding sequence ATGGAAACTGTTACTGAAAATCAAGAAGTTAGAACGGCAAAAAAATTGGAGAAAATGTTCGGACACATAGACTTCAGGAACCCACCTGAGCTTTGCCCGGTACGGGATGTCATGTCCGTGGCCTCTGACCAATGGAGTACCTTGATTATTTTATGGCTGGGTTATTTTCCTGTACTTCGTTTTAACAAACTGAAAAAATATGTGTACGGTATTTCCAATAAGGTGTTAAGTCAACGGTTAAAGGTACTTGAGGCCGATGGCTATATTTCCAGAAATGCATACCCCGAAGTACCCATTCGAGTGGAGTACAGCCTTACCGAGTTTGGACAATCCTATGTGGAAAAATTACTGGAATTGACCGAATGGATGCAAGAAAACAGTCCAAAGGTATTGGCCAATCGGGAAAAATACGGATTGCTCTAA
- a CDS encoding alpha/beta fold hydrolase, whose protein sequence is MKKFLTKIIPLAYGQYFNLYTLFAPKKAANKAFHLFCTVRKGRVQPQQQDYLKEAKHSVEHVANLQIQTYHWEGEKDTVLLVHGWESNTFRWRNLIKKLGEANFNIFAFDAPAHGYSSGKILHVPLYEKAVHHMVQKFNPKHLVGHSVGGMTLMYNEYINPNPGVEKMILIGSPSEFHEIMEHYQDLLRFNDRVMKVLDNYIQNRFGFKIREFSTSRFAETNSKKGLLFHDRFDAITPYHASAEVNKKWEGSQLVTTEGLGHSMHQEDVNNQIISFLES, encoded by the coding sequence ATGAAAAAATTCCTGACCAAAATAATTCCATTGGCTTACGGCCAATATTTTAACCTTTATACTCTTTTTGCCCCTAAAAAAGCGGCCAATAAGGCCTTTCATCTGTTTTGTACGGTTCGTAAGGGTCGTGTTCAACCCCAACAGCAAGATTATTTGAAAGAAGCCAAACATTCTGTTGAGCATGTTGCGAACCTTCAGATTCAAACCTACCACTGGGAAGGTGAAAAGGATACTGTTTTATTGGTACATGGTTGGGAAAGCAATACGTTCCGATGGCGAAACCTTATCAAAAAACTCGGGGAGGCCAATTTCAACATTTTTGCGTTTGATGCCCCAGCACATGGCTATTCCTCTGGAAAAATTTTACATGTTCCACTGTATGAAAAAGCGGTTCATCACATGGTGCAAAAATTCAACCCGAAACACCTTGTTGGCCACTCGGTTGGAGGGATGACTTTAATGTATAATGAATACATCAACCCAAATCCCGGAGTGGAAAAAATGATTCTTATTGGATCGCCTTCCGAGTTTCACGAAATTATGGAGCATTATCAAGACCTACTGCGTTTTAATGACCGTGTGATGAAGGTCTTGGATAATTATATTCAAAATAGGTTTGGGTTTAAAATCCGTGAATTTTCCACTTCAAGATTTGCGGAAACCAACAGCAAAAAAGGACTATTGTTCCATGATAGGTTTGATGCCATTACACCCTACCATGCTTCTGCGGAGGTCAACAAAAAATGGGAAGGGAGCCAGTTGGTCACCACAGAGGGATTGGGCCATTCCATGCACCAGGAAGATGTGAACAACCAAATCATCTCTTTTTTGGAGTCTTAA